From Vibrio splendidus, a single genomic window includes:
- the yfcE gene encoding phosphodiesterase: protein MKLFFASDLHGSLPATEKVLELYQASGAQYLVLLGDILNHGPRNPIPEGYNPPAVAERLNAFSQEIIAVRGNCDSEVDQMLLSFPMMMDYSWVLLESGQRIFLTHGHLYNTTKRPALKAGDIIAHGHTHIPVAEYQDDIFIFNPSSVTFPRDGHAASHGIYENNTFKVISLEGDVIVSGEL from the coding sequence GTGAAATTATTTTTTGCTTCAGACCTACACGGTTCGCTGCCAGCAACAGAAAAGGTATTAGAACTCTACCAAGCGTCTGGTGCGCAATATTTAGTGCTATTGGGTGACATTCTGAATCATGGTCCAAGAAACCCGATTCCCGAAGGATACAATCCGCCGGCGGTTGCAGAGAGGTTGAATGCGTTTTCTCAAGAGATCATTGCCGTTCGTGGCAACTGTGACAGTGAAGTGGATCAGATGTTGTTGTCTTTTCCAATGATGATGGATTACTCATGGGTGTTATTGGAATCAGGTCAGCGTATTTTTCTAACCCATGGTCATTTGTATAACACCACTAAACGACCAGCACTAAAAGCGGGTGATATTATTGCCCATGGACATACCCATATTCCAGTTGCCGAATACCAAGATGATATCTTTATCTTTAACCCTAGTTCGGTGACATTCCCACGAGATGGTCACGCTGCGAGCCATGGCATCTATGAAAATAATACCTTTAAAGTCATTAGCCTTGAAGGTGACGTAATTGTGAGTGGCGAGCTTTAA
- a CDS encoding CBS domain-containing protein encodes MSTSEKIRVGDVMANTYVIIDGLTTVLEAIEMAKKHKVKAIIVDKRHEDDEYGIVLMNDIAKKVLAKNRSPKRTNVYEIMTKPALSVSAEMNVKYCARLFERFGISRAPVVRDNKIVGMVSYNNIVINGMVRDDV; translated from the coding sequence ATGAGTACCAGTGAAAAGATCCGAGTAGGCGATGTCATGGCCAATACGTATGTGATTATCGATGGGCTAACTACGGTGTTAGAAGCGATAGAGATGGCGAAGAAGCACAAAGTGAAGGCAATCATTGTCGATAAACGCCACGAGGATGATGAGTACGGTATCGTGTTGATGAATGATATAGCAAAGAAAGTGTTGGCTAAGAATCGATCTCCCAAGCGAACCAATGTTTATGAAATCATGACCAAGCCAGCGCTAAGCGTGTCTGCTGAGATGAACGTAAAGTATTGCGCTCGCCTGTTTGAACGCTTTGGTATCAGTCGCGCGCCAGTAGTTCGTGATAACAAAATAGTCGGTATGGTTAGTTACAATAATATCGTGATCAACGGTATGGTGAGAGATGACGTGTAG
- a CDS encoding P-II family nitrogen regulator, translated as MRFKLILAFVEESKTDTVLDAARDAGATGATVINNARGQGLNQKRTFFGLTLEVQKDVLLFVVEEHLARHILERISEVGEFDQESGQGIAVQIDVEDAVGVAHQVETLTKVVEDEL; from the coding sequence ATGCGCTTTAAACTTATCCTAGCGTTTGTAGAAGAGAGCAAAACCGACACTGTGCTCGATGCCGCGCGTGATGCGGGCGCAACCGGAGCAACCGTGATTAATAATGCCAGAGGGCAGGGCTTAAACCAAAAGCGCACCTTCTTCGGATTAACATTAGAGGTGCAAAAAGATGTGTTGCTGTTTGTCGTTGAGGAGCATCTAGCAAGGCATATTCTCGAAAGAATTAGTGAAGTGGGGGAGTTTGACCAAGAATCGGGACAGGGTATTGCAGTACAGATAGATGTGGAAGATGCAGTAGGCGTTGCGCACCAAGTTGAGACGTTAACAAAGGTTGTGGAGGATGAGCTATGA
- a CDS encoding DUF1538 domain-containing protein, which yields MISVQQFIDTFLGTVMDVIPIAVIIFGFQLAVLRKPVNNLAKVLIGFFYVILGLSLFLMGLELALFPLGETMAMQLTEPSFLTEFKISSGLSLAWFDYYWVYLFAFCIGFSTTIAEPSLIAVAIKAKQVSGGSISVNGLRIAVALGVAIGISLGSYRIVAGDPIHYYIICGYVIVVIQTFYAPKLIIPLAYDSGGVTTSTVTVPLVTALGLGLASTVPGRNPVIDGFGLIAFASLFPIISVMSYAQITQWLNRLHTSKESKDAL from the coding sequence ATGATCAGTGTGCAGCAATTTATCGACACCTTTCTAGGCACTGTGATGGATGTGATTCCGATTGCGGTGATCATCTTTGGTTTTCAGTTAGCGGTACTGCGTAAGCCTGTCAATAACCTTGCCAAAGTGCTCATCGGTTTCTTTTATGTCATTCTTGGCTTATCACTCTTTTTGATGGGGTTGGAGCTCGCGTTATTCCCTCTAGGGGAGACGATGGCAATGCAACTCACCGAACCAAGCTTTTTGACTGAGTTTAAGATCAGCTCTGGTCTTTCATTGGCTTGGTTTGATTATTACTGGGTTTACCTGTTTGCGTTTTGTATTGGTTTTAGTACCACGATAGCCGAGCCTTCTTTGATTGCTGTAGCGATTAAGGCAAAGCAAGTATCCGGTGGCAGTATCAGTGTTAACGGACTGAGAATCGCCGTGGCATTAGGCGTTGCCATCGGTATCTCATTGGGTAGCTACCGTATTGTTGCGGGCGATCCTATCCATTACTACATTATTTGTGGCTATGTCATTGTGGTGATTCAAACCTTTTACGCCCCCAAATTGATCATTCCATTGGCCTACGATTCAGGCGGGGTTACGACATCTACCGTGACTGTGCCTTTAGTGACGGCTCTTGGATTAGGGCTTGCTTCAACTGTACCGGGGCGAAATCCAGTAATAGACGGTTTCGGCTTAATCGCCTTTGCGAGTTTGTTCCCCATCATTTCGGTGATGAGCTACGCCCAAATAACCCAATGGTTAAACCGTTTACACACCTCTAAGGAGAGCAAAGATGCGCTTTAA
- a CDS encoding DUF1538 domain-containing protein, whose protein sequence is MTAVLALFRAMLGSLRDLLPIVAVIAFFQLAVLQEPLPHLLSILTGLVLVVFGLTFFIFGLEMGLFPIGESMAQAFARKGSVFWLLTFAFCLGFGTTIAEPALTAVAAEAAEVAAEGGVIPNSLDEREQYADGLRFTVALSVGIAILLGVLRILKGWPIQYMIIGGYIGVVVLTAFAPENIIGIAYDSGGVTTSTITVPLVTALGVGLASAIKGRNPMIDGFGLIAFASLLPMMFVMVYGMVVT, encoded by the coding sequence ATGACGGCAGTGCTTGCTTTGTTTCGAGCCATGTTAGGTAGTCTAAGGGATCTCTTGCCGATCGTGGCGGTGATTGCTTTCTTCCAGCTTGCTGTTTTGCAAGAGCCACTCCCTCATCTTTTGTCTATTCTAACTGGTTTAGTGCTGGTGGTTTTTGGACTGACTTTTTTTATCTTTGGCCTTGAAATGGGTCTGTTCCCAATTGGCGAGTCGATGGCTCAAGCTTTTGCTCGCAAGGGGAGCGTGTTTTGGTTATTGACCTTCGCTTTTTGTTTAGGCTTTGGTACCACCATTGCCGAACCCGCGTTAACCGCAGTGGCTGCTGAAGCAGCAGAAGTTGCAGCTGAAGGTGGTGTTATTCCCAACTCTTTAGATGAAAGGGAACAATATGCCGATGGCCTGCGCTTCACCGTGGCGTTATCGGTCGGTATTGCCATTCTATTAGGAGTACTTCGGATCTTAAAAGGTTGGCCAATTCAGTACATGATCATCGGTGGTTATATTGGAGTTGTGGTGCTCACTGCATTTGCCCCGGAAAACATTATTGGGATTGCGTACGACTCTGGCGGCGTCACAACATCGACGATCACCGTTCCGTTAGTGACCGCATTAGGCGTAGGTTTAGCCTCGGCGATTAAAGGACGAAATCCGATGATTGATGGCTTTGGATTGATCGCGTTTGCTTCACTTCTGCCGATGATGTTTGTCATGGTGTACGGGATGGTGGTGACATGA
- a CDS encoding TIGR01777 family oxidoreductase, which translates to MKILLTGGTGFIGSELVKSWNTDDVTLLTRSPEKAKQNLNHLNQNNLHYIQSLDELSDLNDFDVVVNLAGEPIADKRWSAEQKERICNSRWHITEKLVELVHASSNPPKAFISGSAVGYYGDQQQHPFDESLQVEDESFPHKVCAHWEEIAKRAQSERTRVILLRTGIVLGENGGALKKMLMPYKLGVGGPLGSGEQYMPWIHMLDMVRAINHLLSIPHAQGEFNMCAPHPVTNKLFSSTLAKQLRRPHFLFTPKWAMSLLMGESSCLLFDSIRSKPKKLTEMGFIFSYSRIEPALKNLLQHQD; encoded by the coding sequence ATGAAGATATTGTTAACTGGTGGTACGGGATTTATTGGTTCTGAATTGGTCAAAAGCTGGAACACTGACGACGTGACATTATTGACGCGGAGCCCCGAAAAAGCGAAGCAAAACCTAAATCATCTGAACCAGAATAACCTTCATTACATTCAATCTCTTGATGAACTCAGCGACCTCAATGACTTCGATGTTGTGGTTAACCTTGCAGGCGAGCCGATTGCCGACAAGCGCTGGAGCGCAGAGCAAAAGGAAAGGATATGTAATAGCCGTTGGCACATCACCGAAAAACTGGTCGAGTTAGTTCATGCCAGTAGCAACCCGCCAAAAGCTTTTATTAGTGGTTCAGCCGTGGGTTACTATGGCGATCAACAGCAACACCCGTTTGACGAATCACTACAAGTAGAAGATGAAAGCTTTCCTCACAAAGTTTGCGCTCATTGGGAAGAGATAGCCAAGAGAGCACAATCAGAAAGAACACGCGTGATACTACTGCGAACAGGTATTGTACTTGGTGAAAATGGCGGTGCGCTCAAAAAGATGCTTATGCCGTACAAACTAGGCGTTGGTGGACCGCTAGGTTCAGGCGAGCAATACATGCCTTGGATTCACATGCTAGATATGGTGAGAGCCATCAACCACTTGTTGTCTATTCCTCACGCTCAAGGGGAATTCAACATGTGTGCCCCACACCCTGTCACCAACAAGCTGTTCAGCAGCACACTCGCCAAGCAACTACGTCGACCTCATTTCTTATTCACGCCTAAATGGGCAATGTCGCTTCTGATGGGTGAATCTTCTTGTCTGCTCTTTGACAGCATTCGTTCCAAACCAAAAAAGCTCACTGAAATGGGATTTATCTTTAGTTACTCAAGAATCGAACCGGCACTAAAAAACTTGTTACAACATCAAGACTAA